The DNA window TCCTGGTCGCGGGCCGGGGTGCTGGCGCGGGACGGGCGGGTCTGTGCGTACTGCGCCGGTCCGGCCTCGACGATCGACCACGTGCTGCCCCGCTCGCGCGGTGGCCGCAATTCCTGGGAGAACACCGTGGCCGCCTGCGGGAAATGCAACAACCGTAAGCGCGACCGCACTCCGGAAGAGGCGCGAATGCCGCTGCTGGTGATTCCGGTGGCGCCGCGCTGGGGTGTTTGAGAGCTGATGGTCGGCGGTTTTACACGGGGATCCGTCGGCCATCTTTTCGTCCGATGCCGGATGATCCGTCGTTAGACTTGCGTCATGGCTGCTCCCGAGCGCGCCCAGCGCGACATCACCGGCCTGCTCAACGCGGCCGGGCACACCCTCTCCAACCGGCTCGCGGCAGCGCTCGCCGAGGTCGATCTGACGCCCCGCATGCAGTGCGTGCTGATCCACGCCATGGAGGAGGAGCGCACCCAGATCCAGCTGGCGGCCCTCTCCTTCCTGGACAAGACGACCATGGTCAGCACCGTTGACGAACTGGAGAAGCGTGGCCTGGCCGAGCGGCGGCAGTCGGCCACCGACCGGCGCGCCCGGATCATCGCGGTCACCGACAAGGGCCGCCGGGTCGCCGAGGAGGCCCAGGCGATCGTCGACCGGGTGCACGGGGAGGCGCTCGCGGGGGTGGCGCCGGAAGGGCGGAAGGCCTTCCTCGACCTGCTGACGTCGCTGGCCGGGCCGGACGCCAACCCGG is part of the Actinoplanes missouriensis 431 genome and encodes:
- a CDS encoding HNH endonuclease, with protein sequence MSAVLVLNADCLPLHRVSLRHAIRMLFRQVAVVHEAQPDDHIGVYPVPTVVRLVSYVVTRWRRGRGPSWSRAGVLARDGRVCAYCAGPASTIDHVLPRSRGGRNSWENTVAACGKCNNRKRDRTPEEARMPLLVIPVAPRWGV
- a CDS encoding MarR family winged helix-turn-helix transcriptional regulator produces the protein MAAPERAQRDITGLLNAAGHTLSNRLAAALAEVDLTPRMQCVLIHAMEEERTQIQLAALSFLDKTTMVSTVDELEKRGLAERRQSATDRRARIIAVTDKGRRVAEEAQAIVDRVHGEALAGVAPEGRKAFLDLLTSLAGPDANPGPQPIRRARGK